DNA from Thunnus maccoyii chromosome 5, fThuMac1.1, whole genome shotgun sequence:
GACAGAATATAAGCTGGTAGTGGTGGGAGCTGGAGGTGTTGGCAAGAGCGCACTTACTATTCAGCTCATCCAGAATCACTTTGTGGATGAATATGACCCCACCATTGAGGTAAAGAAGctatatgtgtgcgtgcatgcatgtgtatctgttgaatatgtgtgtttatgtgcactcAAGTCTCCATGACTGTCTCCATggttatgtgtgtattttggcaTGGGGGTGGAACAAGGAGAAActcctcataaaaaaaaaaaagtagttacAGCAGGTTCTACTGGTTCAAGTCTTTAAAAAGACGCCAAACAGGTTTTTAATACCTTTCCATGCATGTCAGCCTGCCTACTGTTCCCAGGGGACCAACCTGTACAGAGTGAACAGTCTTATTATGATTTCAATCAATTATCGATGTACTGATGCAGGGTTAGACCTTCACGATGGATTATTTGAATACAAGATAACATCTGAAACAATAGCCGCTCACTGCATCAGACAGTAATTATTTCTGTTGGAGTAGAGTGAGTGGggccatctgtgtgtgtttgtgtgtgtgtgtgcgggagAGTGAGTGAGGGAGTGCTTTGACACAGTGGGAATTAGGACCTCATTATATTTTGAGGCCTGCTGATAAATGGAGTGGCCTACTACAGTTGGAGTAGGGTAATCATTTAATACAGTACTGTGGTATCTTTCAGTAAAATCATATCAGTACGTTCATGTTATGATGAACCAATATTAGTATGATAAATAGATCTTTTTTACAGATAAGAAAATATCCCTcatacaatatatttatatacatttaataataataatagtaatatgtTATTCATCAAtgtcaaatttaatttttgatATTAGTTTGTCTTAATATCAGCTAGTCATAAGAGAGTGTTGAATCTAGGAGAATCGTGCCCAGTATTAAAAATGTCTGCGCTCTATTATAACATAGATGTCTAAAACGCACTAAAGATAATAGTGAAAATGAATAATGcagaaattatttttcatttttatgaagcTGCTATTTGGACATTCATCACTATAATCCCTGTGCTGATCACTCATCACTTTtctgacctctctctcctccaggaTTCCTACAGAAAGCAGGTAGTGATCGACGGGGAGACGTGTCTGCTGGACATCCTGGACACTGCAGGTCAGGAGGAGTACAGCGCCATGAGGGATCAGTACATGAGGACAGGAGAGGGCTTCCTCTGTGTCTTTGCCATCAACAACACCAAGTCCTTCGAGGACATTCACCACTATAGGTGAGCTGGGAGGCTTAAAGTCTGCAGAGCGTTTTAATCACAGATAAAAGTAATAGGATTTTACGTCTCGTTTTAAATGGATTTGCGCTTCATTTAATTGCCTCGTGGTTCATGGCGGATTTTTTGATATGTGAAGATGACCTATTGACATGCACAAtttcaggaaaagaaaaaaaaaaaaagaatcaaatctAATATATCACTATGTACTCCATATAATCATATTGGGACAAAATTTGAATATTCAAACATTGTGGTTCACATTTGTGGAACTTAAAGAAAACGCATTTGCATGCGATTTATTAGATTGTGAGCTGGTAAAATTGAAACgttttaaaatacagaaaaatctGAGTTACCCACCTATGTGCAGATGGATTGAAACATTAAGTAgaagtttttactgttttattataacattatttgacatattctgttaaaatgtcaaagctTTTTTAGCTTCACATTTCAATAGTCATCTGGATACTGCcttaattgaataaaaaataacaaatatttgcaTCTGTCAATGTCCAGAGAACAGATTAAGCGGGTGAAGGACTCTGAGGACGTCCCCATGGTGTTGGTGGGGAACAAGTGTGACCTCCCGTCCCGGACAGTGGACACCAAGCAGGCTCAGGACTTAGCACGCAGCTACGGCATTCCCTTTATTGAGACCTCAGCCAAAACCAGACAGGTGAGAGTCCAGCCAGAGTCGGCCACACCCTCAAGACTTAAACAGCGTAACTTGTCAATCTGTCACTAAACTGCTGTAGTATTCCACTGCAGCTCTGTAGAGCATGTTGAATGTTGAAGTTGCATGCGGTCTCAGGGTTACTGGCTTAAAGGACACAGCCATCACTATAAATTTCACTCGAGAATCAATTTTCATTTATCGAGAGGCATAAACTCAAAGTAATTTTGACAAGTGTCCTTGCAAAGGCTTGATAATCTTAGTACTTGGTTCACAAGAAATGTTAAAGTCTTGAGTCATGTGGTGCTATTGATTTGTGTCACATTCAGTGGCTCTAATGgtctttttttataataatgttgCTTGGAAATGTGCTGCGCATCATTAAATCCTCTCTGGTTAATTGAATTTTTAATTTATGGGTGATAATGTAATCATTGCATGCTACTTTGTCATGGATATGTGAAATTACTTCATCATTAGGGCCATCTGCACAGGATCCTGCATTATAAATAATCAGCaaatctgtaaatgtgtgtcaAGGAGTCTGCATGAAAGGACACGCTGTCGGTAATTTCTCGGGAGGGGGGGAGCGGGGGCGAGGGGGTTAATGATTCTGCTTACTGGTTATTGTGACTGGGTGTTGGAAGATTTGCCGTGGCGTAGTCACGTCAAATGGTGTGTATTGTGAATATTGCCTTAGGTGATTGGCTGGCTGACGCGGTGATCTGTAAAAACATccttttcctgctctctctgaCCCAGGGTGAATCACAGCTCCTTTTGGTGCGGGGGAAATTAATGATACAATGATTAATTTCTTACAGCTCAGTTCACCTGTTTGTACCTGAGCGTACCGATAATTCACTATCCacctggtgctgctgctggaccAGTATCTGTCTCTTACATTCAAAGCcactcagtgtttcccaaatctcagtgatttcttttttttgcaagacATCTCAGGGAAATCTCCCACATATAATGCACAATCAACACTACCCTCCTAATGCATGCACTTCTCTTTTACATTAAGGCTATACAGTTTAAGTGATACTCCACCCAAATGTTGTTAGTGTCAGCTCACCCACTGTAGGCTTGAAAGGTAGCTGTTCATAGTTTAAAGTTTATAATGTTGTTCTGTAGTTGGTTCAGTTAAAAATGGATTTGAATGGTGACATGTTTATGAAATTTAATATGTTCCTAGAAGATTCCACTCCTGCACACGACTGCACCTCTTCACTGTCCATCTGTATGCCCCATATATTCTATATGTCCACACCGCTTCTGTCAGAGATTCAAAGAGGGTAAAAGTGCAACAAAGAAGCATTGTACTTTTTGGCAAAATGATGATTGTTTGGAACATACTTAGAGATGAAATTTTAAAACTTGTCACTATTGGAATTCAGTTCATTGCAAGGAAGGAAACTGAGAACCCTTTCAAGCCTACAGGAGGTGAGTGTTCGATATTCAAAAGATAGATTTTGAGTGGTGAGTTTATGTAGATAAAGCACCTGTAGATTCAGCAGGCCAGATGTTTGCAGGTAGACCCACCTCAGACCATCAGTCTGCTTCGCTTCTTTGTATCTGTAGGCTGTATCACATACAATATGTCCCCTGTATTCCTCAACATTGAGGGAAGTTGTGTCTCATACTGCAGAGAGTGGAAGATGCCTTTTACACTCTGGTACGGGAGATCAGGCTGTACCGGCTCAATAGGCTCAGCAAGGAAGAAAAGACTCCGCGCTGTGTCAAgcttaaaaaatgtgttgtgaTGTGAAAGGGGTAAGTGTATGCAGCCGTGCCCCCACcagctctgtgtgtatgtgtgtgtgtgtgtgtgtatgttataaGGGATTGTGGAGAAGGCAATGGGAGAGGATTCGCAGTGAGAGCTGGTGCTTCATGGGTTCTCAAAGCTAACCTGCTGGTTTCTACTGGGGCTGTGGTGAGGCTCTAACAGGAGGTTGAAACAGCTGATgatttgtgtgtctctgtgtatcaTGGCTGATTATTATTtaaggctgttttcacactgGGTTGATATACTTGAATCTGAACTTGATTTCGGTTGTCCTCTAACTCcatctctatatgtgtgtaattTGGTTCTGATCTGGGATACGTTGGCACCAAGGTGCAGGTGTTTAACATCACTTCCATAAGGAAATGATGACTGTTCCCATTTTGATGTATGTAAGGAAAATGGTGGATGATGTATATAAGCAGGCATAACCACACCATTGACGGAGCGACCATCAGAACGAGCTGCAGCAAAGTAAAAAAGACTAACATCAATTCTTCTGCAACCCTACTAGGGGAAAAATGTACATGACCTCAAGTATAGGTTGATAGTAATTCTATGCCTACGGAGAGgtttttttaaatcctgtttaATTGCTAAAAATGCAACTGATGCTATAAAATGCGTAGTTTTTCCTGGGGGAGTACGGATTGAATTTTGACTGCACACAATCTGTATTCACAACCAATCTCAGACTACATGCTTCGATACGGTTCCTTGGTGTTCACTCAGATTCAGAAAAAGCAGTCATATTACCAAATTTTTAGGCGAACCGTCCCCAGATTCTGGCTAAACTACCAGTGTGAAAGTGTCTCAATCTGCTGAAATCAACCTGAAGAAACGGGTATGGGCTCGTAAGCCAACTTGTGTGATTAATGGAGATTATGGTGAATCTGGGACCAAATCATGTGCTGAAATGTTTCCAAGGAGGATGTGTGTTAAGATGATGTTGTGAACAAaagttggtgtgtgtttgtgggtgagAAAGTTTTTCATGGAGACACAAGTCCcttcttttattctttccttTTACTTGCTGTCTTTATCACAACCTGAAGGTAGCTCAGCTTtctcctctgcagctctgtgcagATTCAACGTCACATTTATTGAAGTATTCAGACTGTTCTAGTACTTAACATGTACTCGCCTCAACAGAAAGTAGCTGCATTTACATGGAGCCTTTTATTCACTAACAATCAGAACAAAAGCTCAGCTAGACTATAAAAGCCTCATTTAAACACCACGTCAGAATAAATTGGctcattctaaaaaaaaaaaaaatatatttggttCTAAAGTGGTTTTAAACCTTTTTATGAACTGTCTCGCAGATTATTTTGGATTTTCGGAATGTATCTATGCTCCTTTTTGCATTAATTTAACTGAAATCAAAGATGTTCACCTGAGGGAGATGTTccactttctcttcttttatttgttgcttatgagaggttttttttttttttttttatcacctttTTCCGGTTGTTGCATCTCTTCTGGGGGAACAGCCTTTGAATAGTTTATGTTTATTAGTTTTGGAGAGATAAACAGAAGGCTCGCCTTCTGTTTCTGTATTTCTCGCCTTCAATAACTCTGatagcagaatatttttataaaactgTTACTTGTACAAAACCACAGCAGTAAACAGGTACTGGTGCCAGGCGCTTGATGCAGgcccatctttttttttttttttttataaacagtttgtttgtgttggcGGACTGCACAAACACTATTGAAATATGAACAGGACATCTTGCCCTGTCATTTTATTTAGCGGCCATTTAAACACTGTTTGAGTCGTCGATTGCACTGATTAAATCCAGAAGGAAAACAGTCGGCCCATGTAACTGCAGCTATTTGTCAGCGAGTGAACTACTGACTTTTACTTCTGAGGTACATGACGTTACAGATACGTTTGCTCTGTTCTTTTTCAGCTGTGTCTCACATAATCCTCAACTGGATTGATGAATTTACCTGCACTCTGATGTGTGTCAAGCTGATTTACActtcacagacagaaaatgagttTAAGACATAAAATGGACAGAAAAGACATTTACATTATTCAAAATTTAAGTGTTTAATTTATGGTTTTGAATTGGGGGGgagacaacaataaaatgaaactaGCATagatataaaaatgtttgcaaaagTTGTGAATGAAGCCATTTCTTGGAAGTGGAATAGCTTCATGCTGTCAGTTGACATTGCAGAATGGAGTGCTGGTTGTCTAATTTCTAGTTTTGGACACGGCTgttaacagaaatatttaatctGTCCCAACTATTCTTTAGTGGAGTCTTTACTAGAGTGATATCACCTTTTAAATCAAGCAGCATTTAAGAGATCATGTCATAATAAAAGAACACTGTCAATACTCCAAATGCTATCaggttgtaattttttttttgttttgtttatttgattatttgatccttttttagTATGAATATAATAACCTGTGACTGTAACCTGCatccttttcatgtttttttccagggCGTTGATGATGCCTTTTACACATTAGTGCGAGAAATCCGGAAGCATAAGGAGAAGATGAGCAAGGAGggcaaaaagaagaaaaagaagtccAAGACAAAGTGTACACTTATGTGAATAATCACCCCTTTTCAAGACAGACTAAAAAAGAAACTATGTTGAACAGTTAAAGtaatacattttgtacattacACTAAATTATTAGCCTCTTTCTCAATACCCACCATACTGAATACTAAACCTGACCCGATTTTTCTGCCTTTCTGTTATTTGCTACTTGGACACCAATAAGCTTTATTTTCAGTTTAGTGCCAGTTGCCCACATGTGTTGGTCCAACAGCTTGTTTGATCTTTATAGGATGATGTTGATTTGGATAATTTTCTAGAACTGCTGAGCTGTGAGTAAATTTCATCACAACTCAGGTATGACAAATTATTCAGTAACAACttggagttttgttttttttttctttcctttgctTGAAAGGTCTTGACCTGCAAAAATTCTCTAATGCCCTTTGAAATATGGGATGCCAAAGAATTAATTTTCATCCCAATCACATAGACaaaacagacatgaagaaagGACCAACATTCAGCCAGATGAGATCCAAATGTCCCAGCCACTGTGTAATGTCCCCATCTCTAATGACCTCTAGGTATGACTTAGTTATGTCACTGATATAAGTATGCATGCAAACTCCTACTCTTCTCCGAATGTTTTAACACCCTAATTAGCTATTAATTAATTTTGCAATTTGTCAATGCTTTGTATTGTGTGGGGAGTGATTTCTTGCCTACATGAGacgtttgttttttcttttttctttttgcatgcATTGTGTCCTAGATGGCATGGGTATTGCAAACTGCCTCTGGTTGATACATTTAACAGAGCTAGCAACGAGGAACTCTGACCCAAGTGGACATCAAATAATCCAGTTTTTCAGGTTTATAAAGTAATCAATGTGTTTTTGCTTCGTATATGACACAATTTAAAGATCCATGATGTTCCAGATTTTACCGGTTTTGTGATATAAAAATGTGACTAGCAGCCAGGTTCTGTGTTGGTCAGAGTCATTTTATGTTGCAAGGATTCATGCCTCGTCACAAGCTAATGTTGAACAGCTTGTTAAATATTTCCTGCTATGCTTTATGCTAAGACTCGACTGCAGGATTGTTTTAATTCATCCTGACAAGAACCATTTCATCGCTATTTGTTACAAGCAATCAAAGGCAGAATTCACCTGTGAACGTCGACCTCAGCGAACGGCGtcatattcaaacagaatgCGGACATTTTCACCCGCTTATTATTCAATGTTTGTTAAATTTGAGGATGTCTGATGCTCCAGTAGCTGACCCCTAGAGGTGTCACGCCTTCCACTTTTTCCTAAGCTGACTCGTTTGCTTGTGACTGGCTAGAAAGCAGAATGCATCTTTTAAACAGCTTTCAGGAATATTTCTCTTGGTGTGGTGTTGGAGATTGTTCAAAATGTTGTTCAAATGGATTTTCAAATTCTTCCCTTTTTTTGAAAGAGTTTTTGCATTAATTCCCCAAAGTGTTGAAATTGTTTGGTGGGCTGCCTTTCAACAGAAATGATTGTCCAGCGAgataatttgtcattttctctcacaAAGCTTGTGTATCGTGGTGATGTAACTGGAACTGATGTTTGTAAATTAGGCAATAATTGccataaaattgttttttagaCAAGATTGTctgaatttataaaaaaaaaaagtcctagTTTCTTTGGTGGGTCAACCTGTATTTCACCTTTTCCATCATATTTACAAGCTGTTCCCCTGGGGagttttatttgccttttatgTTTGCATTAGGTGCTACATTTAGACGGTAGAAAGAGCCGAGACAACATttactttgtctgtgtgtgctcatgaaatacacaaaatgctgtttttagGGGAGTAATGTTATTGACTCAGAAAATCCAGACAtgatacatttttctttcaggaTTAATGAATTTTGACCCAGTTTATTATTacctcgtttttttttttttcatgaagtaGATAATAACTGTTAATGCAATTTTAATTATGGAGCCCTCTTGTTAACAATACTGTTTCAAAAGTAGTTTTATGTTCCTCTTCCTTTATTGCGTGCCAACAGCTGATTTCTGAAATGTATCATTTATACCTTGATCGTATTTTAACAACCTTTGTATAGTTGTGATACTGAAAGGTGCATATTTTGTAAATTGTGCTTCATTTCGTTGGTGTGTCTAAATGAATGTTGCTTTAATGGAGTTTCACTCCGCTCTGTGTATGTGACTAGAGAGTGTGACTGTGTCCAGGTCTAGGGAAGTGAATGAATGACCACTTTACAACACGCCTGTTGTGGGGAGTGTAGAGTGGTGATCTGATCTCAAATGAGTCTATTTTTTGCCATGAATCTCACCACTCCTATTTAATGTGTAATAAAGAACAAAGTAAAGCGGAATCTAACTTTGTCATTctttcttaaagatcccctccagacaagTTTAAAGGTATGCTATGCAggatttttctaaaaaaaagaaatctttatcatcacttatgacccactggAATTATGCAACATGTATTTATCTATagagaccctgccctctgcccgcattttcttattttgttactattttgctgtgttcgggaaGCTTCTGGGCCTCAATCTTTGGGCATAGGGTGTGTAGCTCCACATTCACAAAATCCGGTAATGCAGCACCTTCCCGCAATgcagaggtgtgggtgtgtttatttgtggtttaaaatgcaaccgccatgaaacaatcagaaaataacgttttaattatctgattcactgctttgttcttgcCAGTGTTGtttgctctcttcattcactcactAGCTCGCTTGATCACAGCTTCCCTCTGTTGCTTGTTGAGATGGGGAGGGGCCAAATTTGGATtttgtttacaaacaccaactgacaaatcctgcatagtatacctttaaatacatataattactcttttttttcctcgatgcttattttccacaaaatgtTCAGTTACGTCCTTTTAActattcttaaaatgacatctacttcttctccatcattgaaaatccagaatctatgaatttgCAAATACTTGTCATTACAAAAGTTTAACCAATGGAGAAATATGTTTCCAACTGCACTTacaagtccattctcagtgtttgtgcacttgaAGCTTCAGGTTTCTACATCATACTTGtttaagttgcatactggaccatgatttgctctaaactagttgtgatgtcacaaatcatgcttgtaccTACGCAGATTTAAGGTAAGCACAGAGAATCTTTACTTCTTTaaaagatgaatgtgaaaacagccttctagtaaAATTCTTtacatgcatcattctgcaccgtgaagctcaaacatccaagttgAACAATGAGAAAAACTTTTTGTGTGGTGGGGGGCTTTAAAGTGTCCTATGATTCTCATTCCCTTCCAATTTTATTATTAACTGGTTTCTGACGCTTGAATTAACCATTTGCACATGTATGGTCCATCACAGCACACCTAACTGGAGATTATGGCTATCATTCATCAGGTATCAAATGTGTGACTTTATTGCAAATAGacagtgtgttttaatgtttccacCTTTGTAATGTCTGCACATCACAAACATTTCCAGCAGGTGGCACTGTTCACTCACTGTGGCTTCTTTGCTTCTTAAAGGCCACAAAATCCATGAAGGAGCTACACTCCCACACAGAGTGAGCCTGGATTTAGCTTTAATAAGTTTGtctacaaaaccaaaacaaacaaggactaaatatattcatttaatcAAAACACTGGCATTCCAACTGTTGAAATGCATGGGCAGTTACTTTTGGTCGGGATGAAATCATTTCATGCATTGTCAAGTTGATTTtctttgaatttgaaatcaaatcaatcatttGAAccttgaaatgaataaataacagtTTAATTTCACCGGAAGACAAAAGGCACGAGGAGTCATTCAGAGTTTCTGTTGCATACTGCAAATACATcactcttcctgtctctctaaTGAATAACATCCCACTATAAAAGGTGCTAAAATACCAAATGtcataaatgttttatcattagactaaatattttaaatgcaacTCCAGGCAACATTAGTAAAGCAAATCCCAAACAAATTATTAGGTCCAACAGATAGATTTAATCCCCCAAAACATTAATGATTGTGAAAAGTATGTAACAGTATTAAACAAATGTGTTAGATTCAGTcatttgtgtgtaagtgtaatTTTAGGCAAATGcacaatattcacattttttgtttctatGTAAAAGCTCTTTCTTAAAAAGATTTGTGTCTATTGTTGGGTGGATAAATAAGGCAAAACTGCTTTTAGAAGTAGACAATTCAGAGCTGCATTTCAATGCAGCAATTAAGATTATCAATATAGTGTACAGACTTTCCAAACAAATCCCATTAGCTGCTAGTTTTGATGCCTTGGTATAAAGAGGATGTTTATGTGATGAAGTTCCTCGTCAGACATTGTGCAATTTTAATTATACGCATCGTTGCTTTATATCATCATGTCCAAACAGCATGTGCCCTTTTCTACGGAATAACTTGTGTTCACAGTACAGGTTCAACATAATGTAGCCATACTATATCTTATTAGCTTAGTTAGTCAATTAGATATTTAGCCATCAccaattaataaatataaataaaaatgtatgtccCTTTGGAATAAAAGTTACATCAGTTACAGCCAATGTCGAGAATTACGTCTGAAGGacatcatatttttgtttttaaacctAAAATCAACACTAGCATTACTTATTATGTGTATTAAAGgacaattttatttttgcttttttatttttcacatttccatttcttCAGTATTGATTCTGAATGTTTTTGAGTGGGACCGAATTGGTTTGAATCTATTTTGCAAAACATCTCATGCTCAGATTCAGTATTAAACAACGCAGAAAACAACCCAAGAGATGTTTGATCTAGCCTGCAAAGGTAATCCATAACTCTTAATGAGAAGTCAAGACTGTTTTGCACAAAGCAGCATCAGAATACTATATCAGGctataatcataaaaaaaaaaaaaaaaaatcagttcacTTTAATATCAGTGAAATTCATCTTTACTGGGAATGACTTGTACTATTCAGCCAGTGTTTGTTTATAAAACATCTAACATCGTCTAAGGATAGGAGGGTGTCATATTTTGTGCAGATTGTAAAGGACCTTGAGGCATTTTCATTTGTGATATcaggcta
Protein-coding regions in this window:
- the kras gene encoding GTPase KRas: MTEYKLVVVGAGGVGKSALTIQLIQNHFVDEYDPTIEDSYRKQVVIDGETCLLDILDTAGQEEYSAMRDQYMRTGEGFLCVFAINNTKSFEDIHHYREQIKRVKDSEDVPMVLVGNKCDLPSRTVDTKQAQDLARSYGIPFIETSAKTRQGVDDAFYTLVREIRKHKEKMSKEGKKKKKKSKTKCTLM